The following coding sequences lie in one Apium graveolens cultivar Ventura chromosome 1, ASM990537v1, whole genome shotgun sequence genomic window:
- the LOC141677395 gene encoding protein FAR1-RELATED SEQUENCE 7-like — MNIEEFGNVMPLRGLPAGLSIPRNNSHREDGDDIEPAGLSIPRNSSHREDGDIRLEPYVGLEFDSAEGAQEFYNIYATRNGFRIRIGQLYRSRVDGSVISRKYVCSKEGFQTNTRTGCPAYIRVQKDDSGMWMLANVNKEHNHDLELPGEINPPRIQRKSLPAPRSSVGVSARTGISSVEEDSPSGTIDRKRFKREEVQEETSVVVRGEPYKGLEFNSALEAYKYYHIYAASVGFKVRIGQLFRSKKDGSVTSRRFVCSKEGHQHPSRVGCSAFLRIQRQASGRWVVDRLDMEHNHSMDCPVDASGTFTLPKGFREELGNGFEHTDLVEANGSFSPVGRGRRSNIGSDWYHVLIEYFQSRQAEDTGFFYAVEADNGKCMSVFWADGRSRFACSQFGDAIVLDTTYRRGSFSVPLACFVGVNHHKQPVLLGCALIADDSEQSFTWVFKAWLRAMSGRHPLSITADQDKIIQQSIAEVFPGTHHRFSTCQKMEENLGALFSINDEFKYEYQTCILQSQTANEFDLSWNVLLSKYNLKENGWLKEMYLMRKSWVPLYIRGTFFAGIHVDGMKPFFGNILTSQTPLNEFILRYEKGLEQRQEEEKKEDFSSFNLQPVLHTKDPIEEQCRRLYTISMFKVFQKELLECYGYAGIKLNVEGAISRYLVQKCGNGEESKTVAFNASNLNISCSCKMFEFEGILCRHALKVFQIVNIRELPSRYILHRWTKNAKYGILRDVDSGGSYQDYKPLMLWSLREEARNYIEAGATSIERFKVAFEIMHEGRRNLSWQN; from the coding sequence ATGAATATAGAAGAGTTCGGGAATGTCATGCCTTTAAGGGGGCTACCAGCAGGTTTAAGTATTCCCAGAAATAACAGCCACAGAGAAGATGGAGACGATATTGAACCAGCAGGTCTGAGCATCCCAAGAAATAGCAGCCACAGAGAAGATGGAGATATAAGACTTGAACCATATGTGGGGTTGGAGTTTGATTCAGCAGAAGGTGCACAAGAGTTTTATAATATTTATGCAACCCGGAATGGATTCAGAATTAGGATTGGTCAGCTTTATCGATCCAGGGTGGATGGGTCAGTTATTTCTCGTAAATATGTTTGTTCAAAAGAGGGTTTTCAGACAAATACAAGAACTGGCTGCCCAGCTTACATTAGGGTACAAAAAGATGACTCTGGGATGTGGATGCTCGCCAACGTCAACAAGGAACACAATCACGATCTTGAACTTCCCGGTGAGATAAATCCACCCCGTATACAAAGAAAATCCCTTCCTGCCCCAAGATCGTCTGTTGGTGTGTCCGCCAGAACTGGAATTAGTTCGGTTGAGGAGGATAGCCCATCTGGCACAATCGATCGTAAACGTTTTAAAAGGGAGGAAGTGCAAGAAGAAACCAGCGTAGTAGTTAGAGGAGAACCATACAAAGGTCTTGAATTTAATTCTGCTTTAGAAGCTTACAAATATTACCATATATATGCTGCTAGTGTAGGATTCAAAGTTCGTATTGGTCAGTTGTTCCGATCAAAAAAAGATGGTTCTGTCACATCCAGAAGATTTGTTTGCTCAAAGGAAGGCCATCAGCACCCTTCACGAGTTGGTTGCTCAGCATTCTTGAGAATACAAAGACAGGCATCAGGAAGGTGGGTTGTTGATCGTCTTGATATGGAACACAATCATTCAATGGACTGCCCGGTTGATGCTAGTGGGACTTTTACTCTACCAAAGGGATTTAGGGAGGAATTAGGCAATGGTTTTGAACATACAGATCTAGTTGAAGCAAATGGCAGCTTCAGTCCTGTTGGAAGAGGACGAAGGAGTAACATTGGAAGTGATTGGTATCACGTGCTTATAGAATATTTCCAGTCTCGGCAGGCAGAAGATACAGGATTCTTTTATGCAGTCGAAGCAGATAATGGAAAATGCATGAGTGTGTTCTGGGCTGATGGACGATCTAGATTTGCTTGCTCACAGTTCGGAGATGCCATTGTTCTTGATACAACATATAGGAGAGGCAGTTTTTCTGTGCCATTAGCTTGTTTTGTTGGGGTTAATCATCACAAGCAACCAGTACTTCTTGGCTGTGCTTTAATCGCGGATGATTCTGAGCAGTCCTTTACTTGGGTGTTCAAGGCATGGCTTAGGGCTATGTCAGGTCGCCATCCTTTGTCGATAACAGCAGATCAGGacaaaatcattcaacaatcaaTTGCAGAAGTCTTTCCCGGGACACATCACCGCTTTTCCACATGTCAAAAAATGGAAGAGAATTTGGGGGCACTGTTTTCCATAAATGATGAGTTTAAATATGAATATCAAACTTGCATTTTGCAGAGTCAGACAGCAAATGAATTCGATCTTTCTTGGAATGTGCTTCTCAGCAAGTACAACTTGAAGGAAAATGGGTGGTTGAAGGAAATGTACCTGATGCGCAAAAGCTGGGTTCCATTGTATATAAGGGGAACGTTTTTTGCAGGCATCCATGTGGATGGGATGAAGCCATTCTTTGGTAATATTTTAACTTCTCAAACACCCCTTAACGAATTTATCCTACGTTATGAGAAAGGTCTTGAGCAACGTCAGGAGGAGGAAAAGAAAGAGGATTTCAGTTCATTTAACTTGCAGCCTGTCTTGCACACTAAAGACCCTATAGAGGAACAATGTCGAAGGCTTTACACAATCTCAATGTTTAAAGTGTTTCAAAAGGAGCTGTTAGAATGCTACGGTTATGCTGGAATAAAGTTAAATGTTGAAGGAGCTATTAGTAGATATCTGGTGCAGAAGTGTGGCAATGGAGAGGAAAGTAAGACAGTTGCCTTCAATGCGTCCAATCTTAATATCAGTTGCAGCTGTAAGATGTTTGAATTTGAAGGTATACTGTGTAGACATGCATTAAAGGTTTTCCAAATAGTGAACATAAGGGAACTTCCATCTCGCTATATTTTACATCGTTGGACCAAAAATGCAAAGTACGGAATCTTACGAGATGTTGATTCCGGAGGCAGCTATCAAGACTATAAGCCGTTGATGTTGTGGAGTTTGAGAGAAGAAGCTCGTAACTACATCGAGGCAGGGGCAACATCTATCGAAAGATTCAAAGTAGCCTTTGAGATCATGCATGAAGGTAGAAGAAATCTTTCTTGGCAAAATTAG
- the LOC141724003 gene encoding uncharacterized protein LOC141724003 codes for MNLEFCFEYIFAMAASSSANTSDTSSRTLLDQDNPLFLNSSDNPGMKLISDPFDGSGFSNWKRSMIIALSARNKLGFIDGTLLKPNATDPTFKSWSRCNDMVISWLLGSLSKSIGRSVIFSNSAHQMWQELEERHGSPNGTQLFALHKELSEISQGNSNIPDYFTKLKVLWDDVDSLAIIPACSCGCKCGASIKLSKFQQDQRVIQFLMGLNDSYTAIRGFILMKTPLPNISQVYNILLQEESQREIHSGVQFMADSASLYVNSSKPPVHQFAKKPGFDSKRSNLTCNYCKKTGNTVDKCYKLHGFPADFKFTKPKRTGTAQAAQAEISTGSTAPVSNTSGITPEMYSQLMTLLKNSQATDSTPSTANFAGLFSEEATGSW; via the exons ATGAATCTTGAGTTCTGCTTCGAGTACATATTTGCCATGGCTGCTTCGAGTTCTGCGAACACATCAGATACTAGTTCTAGAACACTTCTTGATCAAGATAATCCTCTGTTTCTCAATTCTTCGGATAATCCTGGTATGAAGCTCATTAGTGATCCGTTTGACGGTAGTGGTTTTAGTAACTGGAAACGCTCTATGATCATTGCTTTGTCAGCTCGAAACAAGTTAGGATTTATCGATGGAACGTTACTCAAACCAAATGCAACTGATCCTACCTTTAAGAGCTGGTCGAGGTGTAATGATATGGTTATATCATGGCTACTTGGATCTTTGTCGAAATCTATTGGTCGTAGTGTGATTTTCTCTAATTCTGCTCATCAAATGTGGCAAGAATTAGAAGAACGTCATGGTTCTCCTAATGGTACTCAGTTGTTTGCTTTGCACAAGGAGTTATCTGAAATTTCTCAAGGAAACAGTAATATTCCTGATTACTTCACCAAGCTGAAAGTGCTTTGGGATGATGTTGATTCTTTAGCTATTATTCCTGCCTGTTCTTGTGGCTGTAAATGTGGTGCATCCATCAAACTTTCTAAATTTCAACAAGATCAGCGAGTAATTCAATTTCTTATGGGCTTGAATGATTCATACACTGCTATACGTGGTTTTATTCTGATGAAAACACCATTGCCTAATATCAGTCAAGTCTATAACATACTTCTTCAGGAAGAATCCCAGAGAGAGATTCACTCTGGAGTACAATTTATGGCTGATTCTGCTTCACTTTATGTGAATTCTTCCAAACCACCAGTTCATCAGTTTGCTAAGAAACCTGGTTTTGACTCAAAAAGAAGCAATCTCACTTGCAACTATTGCAAGAAAACTGGCAACACTGTGGACAAATGTTATAAGCTACATGGATTTCCAGCAGACTTCAAATTCACAAAACCAAAGAGAACTGGAACTGCTCAGGCTGCTCAGGCAGAAATTTCTACCGGCTCCACAGCACCTGTCTCAAATACTTCCGGGATTACACCAGAGATGTACTCTCAACTCATGACTCTGTTAAAGAATTCACAAGCTACAGATTCAACACCATCAACTGCAAATTTTGCTG GGCTCTTCTCTGAGGAAGCCACCGGTTCTTGGTAA